A stretch of the Drosophila sulfurigaster albostrigata strain 15112-1811.04 chromosome 2L, ASM2355843v2, whole genome shotgun sequence genome encodes the following:
- the LOC133850520 gene encoding uncharacterized protein LOC133850520, translating into MNPKGPYFQAPCQRDRFPSLVDEMGEDGDKLVAHLGIANISDMGARLKRGMHHSRLSEQEAANAMIDSRDPMMKIFSSNAPILRRGVDKFAQVPKFDPYATEEEQMNPVQHRNPLPAPRQAGEPPVHWTLSALSSSWQQ; encoded by the coding sequence ATGAATCCGAAAGGCCCGTATTTCCAAGCACCTTGCCAGCGCGATCGCTTCCCTAGCCTGGTGGATGAGATGGGCGAGGATGGCGATAAGCTCGTCGCTCACTTGGGCATCGCAAACATATCGGACATGGGAGCCCGCCTTAAACGAGGTATGCACCACTCCAGGCTAAGCGAACAAGAAGCTGCCAATGCCATGATCGATTCTCGAGATCCGatgatgaaaatattttcctCTAATGCGCCGATTTTGCGACGTGGCGTGGACAAATTCGCCCAGGTGCCCAAATTCGATCCCTATGCAACTGAAGAGGAACAAATGAATCCAGTGCAGCATCGCAACCCGCTACCAGCTCCACGTCAAGCAGGCGAGCCCCCCGTACACTGGACACTGTCCGcattgtcgtcgtcgtggcAGCAATGA